A stretch of Paracoccus sp. MA DNA encodes these proteins:
- a CDS encoding multidrug efflux SMR transporter, which produces MAWIYLGVAGLLEVVWAFAMKLSEGFTRPWPTAITLVAMVASVWFLSLSMKVLPLGTAYVIWTGIGAVGTFVLGMALLGESADALRLVAAVLIVAGLVLMKIASPH; this is translated from the coding sequence ATGGCATGGATCTATCTGGGTGTGGCGGGGTTGCTCGAGGTGGTCTGGGCCTTCGCCATGAAACTGTCCGAGGGGTTCACCCGGCCCTGGCCGACCGCCATCACCTTGGTCGCCATGGTGGCCAGCGTCTGGTTCCTGTCGCTGTCGATGAAGGTGCTTCCGCTGGGCACCGCCTATGTCATCTGGACGGGCATCGGCGCGGTCGGCACCTTCGTGCTGGGGATGGCGCTGCTGGGCGAATCGGCCGACGCCCTGCGCCTTGTCGCGGCGGTGCTGATCGTCGCCGGGCTGGTGCTGATGAAAATCGCCTCGCCGCATTGA
- a CDS encoding DNA-3-methyladenine glycosylase → MREIRAPADLEEGAAHLVRVCPVWARELPALLPLPMRRWPEGFPAIRDALVSQQISTRAAAAIGARMAEAGLADEAGIAAAEDETLRAAGLSRPKIRYLRGIVAAGVDWPGLRALLDEEVIARLTALPGIGRWTAEIYLKFALGRADAFAAGDLALAEAARLLYGLPERPGPAALTALAEPWRPWRAVAARALWAYYRAAKGREGVR, encoded by the coding sequence ATGCGCGAGATCCGGGCCCCCGCCGATCTGGAGGAAGGCGCGGCGCATCTGGTCCGGGTCTGCCCGGTCTGGGCGCGGGAACTGCCGGCGCTGCTGCCCCTGCCGATGCGGCGCTGGCCCGAGGGTTTTCCGGCGATCCGCGACGCGCTGGTCTCGCAGCAGATCTCGACCCGGGCGGCGGCGGCCATCGGCGCGCGCATGGCCGAGGCGGGGCTGGCCGACGAGGCCGGGATCGCCGCGGCAGAGGACGAGACGCTGCGCGCCGCCGGACTGTCGCGGCCGAAGATCCGCTATCTGCGCGGCATCGTCGCGGCCGGGGTCGACTGGCCGGGCTTGCGGGCCCTGCTCGACGAGGAGGTGATCGCCCGGCTGACCGCCCTGCCGGGAATCGGCCGCTGGACCGCCGAGATCTATCTGAAATTTGCGCTCGGCCGCGCCGATGCCTTTGCCGCTGGCGACCTGGCGCTGGCCGAGGCGGCGCGGCTGCTCTACGGCCTGCCCGAGCGGCCCGGCCCGGCGGCGCTGACGGCGCTGGCCGAGCCCTGGCGGCCCTGGCGCGCGGTTGCGGCCCGGGCGCTCTGGGCCTATTACCGGGCCGCAAAGGGGCGCGAGGGCGTCCGTTAG
- the trpS gene encoding tryptophan--tRNA ligase — MTTSFAKRIFSGIQPSGGLTLGNYLGALKRFADYQGKGAETIYCVVDLHAITVWQEPEKLRHNTREVAAAFMASGVDPEVSILFNQSQVSQHAELAWLFNTVARVGWMYRMTQFKDKAGKNSENSSLGLLAYPSLMAADILAYHATAVPVGEDQKQHLELTRDIAAKFNHDYGVDFFPITEPMIEGTATRVMSLRDGSRKMSKSDPSDASRINLTDDADAIAQKIRKARTDADPLPGTMEGLKDRPEAKNLVNIYAALTGESGDQVLARFEGQGFGAFKPALAEVAVEALAPITRRMTEFMADPAEIDRILGRGADQAQAIAQPIVERTKDIMGMIRSR, encoded by the coding sequence ATGACCACGAGCTTCGCCAAGCGCATCTTTTCCGGCATCCAGCCCTCGGGCGGGCTGACGCTGGGCAACTATCTGGGCGCGCTGAAACGCTTTGCGGACTATCAGGGCAAGGGGGCCGAGACGATCTATTGCGTCGTGGACCTGCACGCGATCACCGTCTGGCAGGAGCCCGAGAAGCTCAGGCACAACACCCGCGAGGTCGCGGCGGCCTTCATGGCCTCGGGCGTGGACCCCGAGGTCTCGATCCTGTTCAACCAGAGCCAGGTTTCGCAGCATGCGGAGCTCGCCTGGCTGTTCAACACCGTGGCGCGGGTGGGCTGGATGTATCGCATGACCCAGTTCAAGGACAAGGCCGGCAAGAACAGCGAGAATTCCAGCCTCGGCCTTCTGGCCTATCCGTCGCTGATGGCCGCCGACATCCTGGCCTATCACGCCACCGCCGTGCCGGTGGGCGAGGACCAGAAGCAGCATCTGGAGCTGACCCGAGACATCGCCGCCAAGTTCAACCACGATTACGGCGTGGACTTCTTCCCGATCACCGAGCCGATGATCGAGGGCACGGCCACCCGCGTCATGTCCCTGCGCGACGGGTCCAGGAAGATGTCGAAATCCGACCCCTCGGATGCCAGCCGCATCAACCTGACCGACGATGCCGACGCCATCGCGCAAAAGATCCGCAAGGCGCGCACCGATGCCGATCCGCTGCCCGGCACGATGGAGGGGCTGAAGGACCGGCCCGAGGCGAAGAACCTGGTCAACATCTATGCCGCGCTGACCGGCGAGAGCGGCGATCAGGTGCTGGCCCGCTTCGAGGGCCAGGGCTTCGGCGCCTTCAAGCCCGCGCTGGCCGAGGTGGCGGTCGAGGCCCTGGCGCCGATCACCCGGCGGATGACCGAGTTCATGGCCGACCCGGCCGAGATCGACCGCATCCTCGGCCGCGGCGCCGACCAGGCGCAGGCCATCGCCCAACCGATCGTCGAGCGCACCAAGGACATCATGGGCATGATCCGCTCGCGCTGA
- the murJ gene encoding murein biosynthesis integral membrane protein MurJ → MQPIRLIRGFLSVGAWTLASRVVGFVRDVMIAAYLGTGPVAQAYIVAFTLPNMFRRFFAEGAFNTAFVPMFAKRLESGENPRGFAEEAFSGLFSVVLVVSLIAHLAMPWLVLMQAAGFQGDERFELAVIYGRICFPYILFISLTALLSGLLNAGGRFMAAAAAPVLMNFVLIAAMLLADWRGWDMGLAMAWSTPVSGIAQLFTVWWAAKRMGFPLRLRRPRLTPDMRRLLAVAAPAVLAGGVVQVNLLVGRQVGSFFDGAIAWLTNADRLYQLPLGVVGIAIGIVLLPDISRRLKSGDTGGGRHAYNRAAEFALFLTVPAAVALVVMAYPLISVLFRRGAFLTADVGPTALALAIYGLGLPAFVLQKVLQPLYFAREDTRTPFRFAVWSMVVNAVVALGLAPFIGFSAAAWGTTVAGWTMAAQLWRGTKAFGEAAALDDRFRHRLPRICAASAVMGAVIWGLMLALGDTLEQPGTRYLALAALVLGGMAAYGAAALVLGAFRPSDLRAGLRRQR, encoded by the coding sequence ATGCAACCGATCAGACTAATCCGGGGCTTCCTCTCGGTGGGGGCGTGGACTCTGGCCAGCCGCGTCGTAGGCTTCGTCCGCGACGTGATGATCGCCGCCTATCTGGGCACCGGCCCGGTGGCGCAGGCCTATATCGTCGCCTTCACCCTGCCCAACATGTTCCGCCGCTTCTTCGCCGAGGGCGCCTTCAACACCGCCTTCGTGCCGATGTTCGCCAAGCGGCTGGAAAGCGGCGAGAACCCGCGCGGCTTTGCCGAGGAGGCCTTTTCGGGGCTGTTCTCGGTGGTGCTGGTCGTGTCGCTGATCGCGCATCTGGCCATGCCCTGGCTGGTGCTGATGCAGGCCGCGGGCTTCCAGGGCGACGAGCGTTTCGAGCTGGCGGTGATCTATGGCCGCATCTGCTTTCCCTATATCCTGTTCATCTCGCTGACCGCGCTGCTTTCGGGGCTGCTGAACGCCGGCGGGCGCTTCATGGCCGCGGCCGCCGCGCCGGTGCTGATGAACTTCGTCCTGATCGCCGCCATGCTGCTGGCCGACTGGCGGGGCTGGGACATGGGGCTGGCCATGGCCTGGTCCACCCCGGTCTCGGGCATCGCGCAGCTCTTCACCGTCTGGTGGGCGGCAAAGCGCATGGGCTTTCCGCTGCGCCTGCGCCGGCCGCGGCTGACGCCGGACATGCGGCGCCTGCTGGCCGTGGCCGCGCCCGCGGTGCTGGCGGGCGGCGTGGTGCAGGTCAACCTGCTGGTCGGGCGGCAGGTCGGCTCGTTCTTCGACGGCGCCATCGCCTGGCTGACCAATGCCGATCGGCTGTATCAGCTGCCGCTGGGGGTGGTGGGCATCGCCATCGGCATCGTGCTTTTGCCCGACATCTCGCGCCGGCTGAAATCCGGCGATACCGGCGGCGGCAGGCACGCCTATAACCGCGCCGCCGAATTCGCGCTGTTCCTGACCGTGCCGGCCGCGGTGGCGCTGGTGGTGATGGCCTATCCGCTGATCTCGGTGCTGTTCCGGCGCGGCGCCTTCCTGACTGCCGATGTCGGGCCGACCGCGCTGGCGCTGGCAATCTACGGGCTCGGCCTGCCGGCCTTCGTCCTGCAAAAGGTGCTGCAGCCGCTGTATTTCGCCCGCGAGGACACCCGCACCCCGTTCCGCTTCGCGGTCTGGTCCATGGTGGTCAATGCGGTGGTGGCGCTGGGGCTGGCGCCCTTCATCGGCTTTTCCGCCGCCGCATGGGGCACCACCGTCGCCGGCTGGACCATGGCGGCGCAGCTCTGGCGCGGCACGAAAGCCTTCGGCGAGGCGGCCGCGCTCGACGACCGCTTCCGCCACCGCCTGCCCCGCATCTGCGCGGCATCCGCGGTCATGGGCGCGGTGATCTGGGGCCTGATGCTGGCCCTGGGCGACACGCTGGAGCAGCCCGGGACGCGCTATCTGGCGCTGGCCGCGCTGGTCCTGGGCGGCATGGCGGCCTATGGCGCGGCGGCGCTGGTGCTGGGCGCGTTCCGGCCCTCGGACCTGCGCGCGGGCTTGCGGCGTCAGCGCTGA
- a CDS encoding PA0069 family radical SAM protein, with amino-acid sequence MSLPPRNPDEILRARGADSRPAARFEPYRAEREEDGWDIPEEQSLLRTEVTQERARSIITRNTSPDISFDRSINPYRGCEHGCIYCFARPSHAYLGLSPGLDFETRITAKPNAPELLEAEIGRRGYAVAPIAFGTNTDPYQPVEAKLGIMRGCLQVLHDWNHPLSLVTRGATVMRDVDLLGAMAAKGQVMAGVSITTLDAELARQMEPRAPAPSTRLRMIRALAEAGVPVRVMVAPVIPVLTEHEMERIMQAARDAGASAASMIPIRLPLEVAPLFRDWLERHHPGKARHVMARVQAMRGGRDNDPRFGKRMRGEGPEAELLHQRFRLARKRLGLVREAEVLDCSRFGPPPRTGDQLSLF; translated from the coding sequence ATGAGCCTGCCACCCCGGAACCCCGACGAGATCCTGCGCGCCCGCGGCGCCGACTCGCGCCCCGCCGCGCGCTTCGAGCCCTATCGGGCCGAGCGCGAGGAAGACGGCTGGGACATCCCCGAAGAGCAGAGCCTGCTGCGCACCGAGGTCACGCAGGAGCGGGCGCGCTCGATCATCACCCGCAACACCTCGCCCGATATCTCCTTCGACCGCTCGATCAACCCCTATCGCGGCTGCGAGCACGGCTGCATCTATTGCTTCGCCCGGCCGAGCCACGCCTATCTGGGCCTGTCGCCGGGGCTGGATTTCGAGACGCGCATCACCGCCAAGCCTAACGCTCCCGAATTGCTGGAAGCCGAGATCGGCCGGCGCGGCTATGCGGTGGCGCCCATCGCCTTCGGCACCAATACCGACCCCTACCAGCCCGTCGAGGCCAAGCTGGGCATCATGCGCGGCTGCCTGCAGGTGCTGCATGACTGGAACCATCCGCTGAGCCTGGTGACGCGCGGCGCCACCGTGATGCGCGATGTCGACCTGCTGGGGGCGATGGCGGCCAAGGGGCAGGTGATGGCCGGCGTCTCGATCACCACGCTGGATGCCGAACTGGCGCGGCAGATGGAGCCGCGGGCGCCCGCGCCCTCGACCCGGCTGCGGATGATCCGGGCCCTGGCCGAGGCCGGCGTGCCGGTGCGGGTCATGGTGGCGCCGGTGATCCCGGTGCTGACCGAGCACGAGATGGAGCGCATCATGCAGGCCGCCCGCGATGCCGGGGCCAGCGCCGCCAGCATGATCCCGATCCGCCTGCCGCTGGAGGTGGCGCCGCTGTTCCGCGACTGGCTGGAGCGGCACCATCCCGGCAAGGCGAGGCATGTCATGGCGCGGGTGCAGGCGATGCGCGGCGGGCGCGACAACGACCCGCGCTTCGGCAAGCGCATGCGCGGCGAGGGCCCCGAGGCCGAGCTGCTGCACCAGCGCTTCCGGCTGGCCCGCAAGCGGCTGGGGCTGGTGCGCGAGGCCGAGGTGCTGGATTGTAGCCGCTTCGGCCCGCCGCCCCGGACGGGGGACCAGCTGTCGCTGTTCTGA
- the bmt gene encoding betaine--homocysteine S-methyltransferase encodes MPDQLSRMLGERPWLLADGATGTNLYNMGLAPGQAPDLWCETHPDKVRELHRQMIASGADIILTNSFGANASRLRLAKAEARVAALNRAAARLAREAVAGTGRAVIVAGSMGPIGEIMAPMGRLTEAEATAMFTEQAQALKEGGADILWIETISAAEEMRAASKAAQAVGMPWCGMMSFEPGGRSMMGVTPPQLAALIDRLPYPPLAYGANCGTGPAELLMAVAGFAASGNERPLIAKPNAGVPRYQDGGLIYDATPGVMAEFAVLARDLGVRVIGGCCGTTPEHLAAMRDALVAAPRGPRPSPERISARIAEAMGPGE; translated from the coding sequence ATGCCTGACCAGCTGTCGAGGATGCTCGGCGAACGCCCTTGGCTCCTGGCCGACGGGGCGACGGGAACCAATCTCTACAACATGGGGCTGGCGCCGGGACAGGCGCCGGACCTGTGGTGCGAAACCCATCCCGACAAGGTGCGCGAGCTGCACCGGCAGATGATCGCCTCGGGCGCCGACATCATCCTGACCAACAGCTTCGGCGCCAATGCCAGCCGGCTGCGGCTGGCCAAGGCCGAGGCCCGCGTCGCCGCGCTGAACCGCGCCGCCGCCCGCCTGGCACGCGAGGCTGTGGCCGGGACCGGCCGCGCGGTGATCGTCGCCGGCTCGATGGGCCCCATCGGCGAGATCATGGCGCCGATGGGCCGGCTGACCGAGGCCGAGGCGACCGCCATGTTCACCGAACAGGCGCAGGCGCTGAAGGAGGGCGGCGCGGACATCCTGTGGATCGAGACGATCAGCGCCGCCGAGGAGATGCGCGCCGCCTCCAAGGCCGCGCAGGCGGTCGGCATGCCCTGGTGCGGCATGATGAGCTTTGAGCCGGGCGGGCGCAGCATGATGGGGGTGACGCCGCCGCAACTCGCCGCGCTGATCGACCGGCTGCCCTATCCGCCGCTGGCCTATGGCGCGAATTGCGGCACCGGCCCGGCCGAGCTGCTGATGGCGGTGGCGGGTTTCGCCGCCTCGGGCAACGAACGGCCGCTGATCGCCAAGCCGAATGCCGGCGTGCCGCGCTATCAGGACGGCGGGCTGATCTATGATGCGACGCCCGGGGTCATGGCGGAATTCGCCGTGCTGGCCCGCGATCTGGGCGTGCGCGTCATCGGCGGCTGCTGCGGCACCACGCCCGAGCATCTGGCCGCCATGCGCGACGCGCTGGTCGCGGCGCCGCGCGGGCCGCGCCCCTCGCCCGAGCGCATCTCGGCCCGCATCGCCGAAGCCATGGGGCCGGGCGAGTAA
- a CDS encoding HNH endonuclease — MLDDHGEFRTQFVREPSCLRHHPALVLNADFRPLSYYPLSLWPWQEAIKAVFLDRVQIIAEYDEVVRSQRHAIRIPSVVVLKDYVKPQKRVAFTRFNLFLRDEFCCQYCGAKGELTFDHVVPRSRGGGTSWENVVAACSPCNLKKANKSLKHSGLRLRRPPRRPTPEEMHAIGRRFPPNHLHESWMDFLYWDTELIAD; from the coding sequence ATGCTGGACGACCATGGCGAATTCCGAACGCAATTCGTGCGCGAGCCGTCCTGCTTGCGCCACCACCCCGCGCTGGTGCTCAACGCCGATTTCAGGCCGCTCAGCTACTACCCGCTGTCATTGTGGCCCTGGCAAGAGGCGATCAAGGCGGTGTTCCTGGACCGGGTCCAGATCATCGCCGAATATGACGAGGTGGTGCGAAGCCAGCGCCACGCCATACGCATTCCCTCGGTCGTGGTGCTGAAGGATTACGTCAAACCCCAGAAGCGCGTGGCCTTCACGCGCTTCAATCTTTTTCTGCGGGACGAATTCTGCTGCCAGTATTGCGGCGCCAAGGGCGAGCTGACCTTCGACCATGTCGTGCCGCGCTCGCGCGGGGGCGGCACCAGCTGGGAAAATGTCGTCGCCGCCTGCTCGCCCTGCAACCTGAAAAAGGCGAACAAATCGCTGAAGCATTCGGGCCTGAGGCTGCGCCGCCCGCCGCGCCGGCCCACGCCCGAAGAGATGCACGCCATCGGCCGGCGCTTCCCGCCGAACCATCTGCACGAAAGCTGGATGGATTTCCTGTATTGGGATACCGAGCTGATCGCGGATTAG
- a CDS encoding VOC family protein, with protein sequence MTKPPKLIGTLESALYAEDLDEAARFWTETIGLPEIARVPDRHVFFRCGAQVLLVFRASATRIPPKPDARLPVPPHGAEGPGHFCMAAEPGLFDAWRAHLEASGVEIEADFIWPQGGRSLYFRDPAGNSIEIADPAIWD encoded by the coding sequence ATGACCAAGCCGCCCAAACTGATCGGCACGCTGGAATCGGCGCTTTACGCCGAGGATCTGGACGAGGCCGCCCGCTTCTGGACCGAAACCATCGGCCTGCCCGAAATCGCCCGCGTCCCCGACCGGCACGTCTTCTTCCGCTGCGGCGCGCAGGTGCTGCTGGTATTTCGCGCCAGTGCGACCCGGATTCCGCCCAAGCCCGACGCCCGCCTGCCCGTGCCGCCGCATGGCGCCGAGGGGCCGGGGCATTTCTGCATGGCCGCAGAGCCCGGCCTGTTCGACGCCTGGCGCGCGCATCTGGAAGCATCGGGGGTCGAGATCGAGGCGGATTTCATCTGGCCGCAAGGCGGCCGCTCGCTCTATTTCCGCGATCCCGCCGGAAATTCAATCGAGATAGCCGATCCCGCGATCTGGGACTGA
- a CDS encoding GntR family transcriptional regulator has translation MKDAYSLILSAIDNGIYRPGDRLVESELAERFGVSRTPVREALQRLETQSMLKRDGRSLIVATLDHNQLAELYTVRAELEALAARLAARHATPEEVRVLAGMVEDDRAILGDPQALARANRRFHHQIHLASHNRYLVQQLDLVHRSMALMARTSLAAQGRDVVTLDEHQAIVDAIAAHDGAAAEQALRHHISMAFETRLKEEARLADEEE, from the coding sequence ATGAAAGACGCCTATTCCCTGATCCTTTCCGCCATCGACAACGGCATCTATCGCCCCGGCGACCGGCTGGTCGAATCCGAGCTGGCCGAGCGTTTCGGCGTCTCGCGCACCCCGGTCCGCGAGGCTTTGCAGCGGCTGGAAACCCAGTCCATGCTCAAGCGCGACGGGCGCAGCCTGATCGTCGCCACGCTGGACCACAACCAGCTGGCCGAGCTTTACACCGTGCGCGCCGAGCTCGAGGCGCTGGCCGCCCGGCTGGCCGCCCGCCACGCCACGCCCGAGGAGGTGCGCGTGCTGGCCGGCATGGTCGAGGACGACCGCGCCATCCTGGGCGACCCGCAGGCCCTGGCGCGGGCGAACCGCCGCTTTCACCACCAGATTCACCTGGCCTCGCACAACCGCTATCTGGTGCAGCAGCTGGACCTGGTGCATCGCAGCATGGCCTTGATGGCGCGCACCAGCCTGGCCGCGCAGGGCCGCGACGTGGTGACGCTGGACGAGCATCAGGCCATCGTCGACGCCATCGCCGCCCATGACGGGGCGGCGGCGGAACAGGCGCTGCGGCACCATATCTCGATGGCCTTCGAGACCCGGCTGAAGGAAGAGGCGCGGCTGGCCGACGAGGAGGAATGA
- a CDS encoding UbiH/UbiF family hydroxylase: MQIDDTEVLVSGGGIAGLIAAAAFGSAGHRVVCVDPAPPVTDEAAEGSDLRSTAFLRPSIAVLQAAGLWDRLSPHATALQVMRIIDAGGKLPQARLTRDFDAAEISDQPFGWNLPNWLLKREISARLAGLQNVRFLPGTGTAGLLARDSEALATLTDGRRIRAKLVIGADGRNSPVRESLGIGTRTLRYGQKALAFAVTHDRPHDNVSTEIHRSGGPFTLVPLPDRDGKPSSAVVWMERGPETARLRALPREDFEAELNRRSAGVLGRLTQATRLTEWPIISQIADRFTSPRTALIAEAAHVVPPIGAQGLNMSLADLAALLDLSAEDPGSAESLAAYERRRRPEALARLIGIDALNRASMISARPLRDLRAAALGGLYAVAPVRRFMMRAGLGVS; the protein is encoded by the coding sequence ATGCAGATCGACGATACCGAGGTCCTCGTCTCCGGCGGCGGCATCGCCGGGCTGATCGCGGCCGCCGCCTTCGGCAGCGCCGGGCATCGGGTGGTCTGCGTCGACCCCGCCCCGCCGGTGACCGACGAGGCGGCCGAGGGCTCGGACCTGCGCAGCACCGCCTTCCTGCGCCCCTCGATCGCTGTGCTGCAGGCGGCCGGGCTGTGGGACCGCCTTTCCCCGCATGCCACGGCGCTGCAGGTGATGCGGATCATCGACGCCGGCGGGAAGCTGCCGCAGGCGCGGCTGACCCGTGATTTCGACGCCGCCGAGATCTCGGACCAGCCCTTCGGCTGGAACCTGCCCAACTGGCTTTTGAAGCGCGAGATCTCGGCCCGCCTCGCCGGGCTGCAGAATGTCCGCTTCCTGCCCGGCACCGGCACGGCGGGGCTGCTGGCCCGCGACAGCGAGGCACTGGCGACGCTGACCGATGGCCGCCGCATCCGCGCGAAGCTGGTGATCGGCGCCGACGGCCGCAACTCGCCGGTGCGCGAATCGCTTGGCATCGGCACCCGCACGCTGCGCTACGGCCAGAAGGCGCTGGCCTTCGCCGTCACCCATGACCGCCCGCACGACAACGTTTCGACCGAGATCCACCGCTCGGGCGGCCCCTTCACGCTGGTGCCGCTGCCCGACCGCGACGGTAAGCCCAGTTCGGCCGTGGTCTGGATGGAGCGCGGCCCGGAAACCGCCCGGCTGCGCGCCCTGCCCCGCGAGGATTTCGAGGCCGAGCTGAACCGCCGCTCGGCCGGGGTGCTGGGCCGCCTGACCCAGGCGACGCGGCTGACGGAATGGCCGATCATCAGCCAGATCGCCGACCGCTTCACAAGCCCGCGCACGGCGCTGATCGCCGAGGCCGCGCATGTGGTTCCGCCCATCGGCGCGCAGGGGCTGAACATGAGCCTTGCCGATCTCGCCGCCCTGCTCGATCTCTCGGCGGAGGACCCGGGCAGCGCGGAATCGCTCGCCGCCTATGAGCGCCGCCGCCGTCCCGAGGCGCTGGCCCGGCTGATCGGCATCGACGCGCTGAACCGCGCCAGCATGATCTCGGCCCGGCCGCTGCGCGACCTGCGCGCCGCCGCCCTGGGCGGGCTCTACGCCGTGGCCCCGGTCCGCCGCTTCATGATGCGGGCCGGCCTGGGTGTCAGCTGA
- a CDS encoding pyrimidine 5'-nucleotidase yields the protein MDFRHVSTWIFDLDNTLYAPEVRLFAQIERRMTAYVMRELRVTEAEASRLRRHYWRTHGTTLAGLMAEHGIDPLSYLRDVHDIDFTVLTPDPELAALIAALPGRKIVHTNADSAYATRVLEHRGLMVFDAIHGVEEAGFHPKPDARSYAAVLAAEGFEPAGAAMFEDDPRNLAIPHELGMRTILVGPGRHGPDELAGDHDHGPHVHYRTGDLAAFLRGLAGTDGPVKT from the coding sequence ATGGATTTTCGTCATGTCTCCACCTGGATCTTCGATCTGGACAACACGCTTTATGCGCCCGAGGTCAGGCTTTTCGCCCAGATCGAGCGGCGCATGACCGCCTATGTCATGCGCGAATTGCGCGTGACCGAGGCGGAGGCCAGCCGGCTGCGCCGCCATTACTGGCGGACGCACGGCACGACGCTGGCCGGGCTGATGGCCGAGCATGGCATCGACCCGCTGTCCTATCTGCGCGACGTCCATGACATCGACTTCACGGTCCTGACCCCGGACCCGGAACTGGCGGCGCTGATCGCCGCCCTGCCCGGCCGCAAGATCGTGCATACCAATGCCGACAGCGCCTATGCGACGCGGGTGCTGGAACATCGCGGGCTGATGGTCTTCGACGCGATCCATGGTGTCGAGGAAGCGGGCTTCCACCCCAAGCCGGATGCGCGCTCTTATGCCGCAGTCCTGGCCGCCGAGGGGTTCGAACCTGCCGGCGCCGCCATGTTCGAGGACGACCCCAGGAACCTCGCCATCCCGCATGAGCTTGGAATGCGGACGATTCTGGTCGGTCCGGGCCGACACGGCCCGGACGAGCTTGCCGGGGACCATGACCACGGGCCGCATGTGCATTACCGCACCGGCGACCTGGCCGCCTTCCTGCGCGGGCTTGCCGGAACCGACGGGCCGGTTAAGACTTGA
- a CDS encoding rhomboid family intramembrane serine protease: MRPGYDESPLNPVPAVVWMIALPMIACEAVFGLAQMGFIGGGGQGAGLAMRQIAVERTAYIPEFVLRLWQMKVFLLDQSWRILTYSFVHLSLTHALFVIVFTLALGNLIANQFRPWAVAALFFGSAIGGALVYTLAAGLLPQFRFQALIGGYPAVYGFVGAFTFLLWTRLGQENANRLRAFTLIGMLLAFQLVFGILFQDGSLTWIAEIAGFCCGFLLSFVLVPGGIGRVMRQIRQR; this comes from the coding sequence ATGCGACCCGGTTACGATGAATCGCCGCTGAACCCCGTGCCCGCCGTGGTCTGGATGATCGCCCTGCCGATGATCGCCTGCGAGGCGGTGTTCGGCCTGGCGCAGATGGGCTTCATCGGCGGCGGCGGGCAGGGCGCCGGCCTCGCCATGCGCCAGATCGCGGTCGAGCGCACCGCCTATATCCCCGAATTCGTGCTGCGGCTGTGGCAGATGAAGGTGTTCCTGCTGGACCAGAGCTGGCGCATCCTGACCTATTCCTTCGTGCATCTGTCGCTGACCCATGCGCTGTTCGTCATCGTCTTCACGCTGGCGCTGGGGAACCTGATCGCGAACCAGTTCCGGCCTTGGGCGGTCGCGGCGCTGTTCTTCGGCTCGGCCATCGGGGGCGCGCTGGTCTATACGCTGGCGGCGGGGCTTCTGCCGCAGTTCCGCTTCCAGGCGCTGATCGGCGGCTATCCGGCGGTCTACGGCTTCGTCGGTGCCTTCACCTTCCTGCTCTGGACGCGGCTGGGGCAGGAGAACGCGAACCGCCTGCGCGCCTTCACCCTGATCGGCATGCTGCTGGCCTTCCAGCTGGTCTTCGGCATCCTGTTCCAGGACGGCAGCCTGACCTGGATCGCCGAGATCGCCGGCTTCTGCTGCGGCTTCCTTCTGTCCTTCGTGCTGGTGCCGGGCGGGATCGGGCGCGTGATGCGCCAGATCCGTCAGCGCTGA
- a CDS encoding alpha/beta hydrolase has protein sequence MLRELKSERKGPQKPDSVVVFLHGYGADGADLLGLADPLAPHLPGTAFYSPDAPEPCLNNPMGYQWFPIPWMDGSSEEQARSSAEQSFKDINAFLDKVLADEGLTPDRLALVGFSQGTMMALAVAPQRDAEIAGVVGFSGRLLDPENVDKARVRPPILLVHGDQDPTVPFESMGIAGEALQKAGFTVYGHVMKNTGHGISPDGLSVALAFLKERFAAKP, from the coding sequence ATGCTGCGCGAACTGAAATCCGAACGCAAAGGCCCGCAGAAACCCGATTCGGTGGTGGTCTTTCTGCATGGCTACGGCGCCGACGGGGCCGACCTGCTGGGCCTGGCCGATCCGCTGGCGCCGCATCTGCCGGGCACCGCCTTCTATTCCCCGGACGCGCCCGAGCCCTGCCTGAACAACCCGATGGGCTATCAATGGTTTCCGATCCCGTGGATGGACGGCTCCAGCGAAGAGCAGGCCCGCAGCTCGGCCGAGCAATCCTTCAAGGACATCAATGCCTTCCTCGACAAGGTTCTGGCGGATGAGGGGCTGACGCCGGACAGGCTGGCGCTGGTCGGCTTCTCGCAGGGCACGATGATGGCGCTGGCCGTGGCCCCGCAGCGCGACGCCGAGATCGCCGGCGTCGTGGGCTTCTCGGGCCGGTTGCTGGACCCCGAGAACGTGGACAAGGCACGGGTCCGGCCGCCGATCCTGCTGGTGCATGGCGATCAGGATCCGACGGTGCCCTTCGAAAGCATGGGAATCGCCGGCGAGGCGCTGCAGAAGGCCGGCTTCACCGTCTACGGCCATGTGATGAAGAATACCGGACACGGCATCTCTCCCGACGGGCTGTCCGTGGCGTTGGCCTTCCTGAAAGAGCGGTTTGCCGCCAAACCGTGA